The proteins below are encoded in one region of Patescibacteria group bacterium:
- a CDS encoding B12-binding domain-containing radical SAM protein, which produces MKILLIKPKSFFSAKGAGPPLSLMYIASFLKQGGHQVILRDFMVFKGDMKEELEKLIKEENIKIAGVTCNSHERFESFDVIKLLKKIDSNIITILGGPHPTICPQETIKNLPELDILVTNDGENAMRVIIDCLNSKKDFENIGGIIYRTRQGAIKENHVGRIVVNLDEYPFPDFNLINMDDYQLTVPIKGKPMSVPIISSRGCPFNCGFCAAKETNYGRIRFRSIDNIIEELKILLPKFPGYHIFIYDDHFLVNKDRILEFCQKVKKENLKFKWACYGRVDSIDEEIVTAIKEVGCVMISFGIESGSKKMLKKMNKLILPNQIIKAVKIVKKHGISARGSFIFNYPDENIFDVIKTFWLIFRLKLTPEEFAIGPYTVLYPGTQLFADYKNKCLPENFNWNKKYENLPNYKEVPIYQPIFFSLRLWFIHFLRKIHKAFNILKSKL; this is translated from the coding sequence TTGAAACAAGGTGGCCATCAGGTGATTTTAAGGGATTTCATGGTCTTTAAGGGAGATATGAAAGAAGAATTAGAAAAATTAATAAAAGAAGAAAATATCAAAATAGCCGGTGTCACTTGTAATTCTCACGAGCGATTTGAATCTTTTGACGTTATTAAATTGCTTAAAAAAATTGATTCAAATATAATTACTATTTTAGGTGGACCCCATCCAACCATTTGTCCTCAGGAAACAATTAAAAATTTACCCGAATTGGATATTTTAGTTACAAATGATGGAGAGAATGCAATGAGAGTAATTATTGATTGTTTGAATAGCAAGAAAGATTTTGAAAATATTGGAGGCATCATTTATAGAACCAGACAAGGCGCGATTAAAGAAAATCACGTTGGTCGTATAGTAGTAAACCTGGACGAATATCCTTTTCCAGATTTTAATTTAATCAATATGGATGATTATCAGCTTACGGTACCCATTAAAGGTAAACCTATGTCAGTACCGATAATTAGTAGCCGCGGATGTCCTTTTAATTGCGGTTTTTGTGCTGCCAAAGAAACAAATTATGGTCGAATAAGATTTCGTTCTATTGACAATATAATTGAGGAATTAAAAATTTTATTGCCTAAGTTTCCCGGTTATCATATTTTCATTTATGATGATCATTTTTTAGTAAATAAAGATAGAATATTGGAGTTTTGTCAAAAAGTTAAAAAGGAAAATTTAAAATTTAAATGGGCCTGTTATGGCAGAGTTGATTCTATAGATGAAGAAATTGTTACAGCAATTAAAGAGGTTGGTTGTGTTATGATTTCTTTTGGTATTGAATCCGGCAGTAAAAAAATGTTGAAAAAAATGAATAAATTAATTTTACCCAATCAAATTATAAAGGCGGTTAAAATAGTTAAAAAACATGGTATTTCTGCTCGCGGTTCGTTTATTTTTAATTATCCAGACGAAAATATTTTTGACGTTATAAAAACTTTTTGGTTGATATTTAGATTAAAATTAACTCCTGAAGAATTTGCTATTGGGCCTTATACGGTATTATATCCAGGCACTCAATTATTTGCTGATTATAAAAATAAATGCTTGCCAGAAAATTTTAATTGGAATAAAAAATATGAAAATTTGCCTAATTATAAAGAAGTGCCGATTTATCAACCAATATTTTTTTCTTTACGGCTTTGGTTTATTCATTTTTTAAGGAAAATTCATAAAGCTTTTAATATTTTAAAATCTAAATTATGA